In Desertifilum tharense IPPAS B-1220, a genomic segment contains:
- a CDS encoding response regulator yields the protein MNFEEILEFVEATLEAKAEKPLTSPEKEILKAAWDNETYSSVADSLYLSVGYIKDLASLLWQRLSDAFGEKITKNNFRWLLEAQSAQTLNETIENMVFSQPESREGNIFVVDDVTENVFLLTQFLTKQGYKVRMAKSAKMALKAISHHPPDLILLDILMPDMNGYEVCQALKCDETTSEIPVIFLSALEEPLDKVKAFNIGAADYISKPIQLEETLARIQTQLTIQKQKCLLKKQIEQHQQTVEILYQSRALLANVLNSSKDGISALQALRDPLSEEIKDFRCLVVNPIFAKLFDRSREELMSELGLKNCFFKVSSTLFTYLVRVVETGQSMETGFYWKKNNQQTLYYFSAVKFGDGCLVTVRNITHLNFLDSQLNVV from the coding sequence ATGAACTTTGAAGAAATTCTTGAATTCGTTGAAGCTACTCTAGAAGCCAAAGCTGAAAAACCCTTAACCTCCCCTGAAAAAGAAATCCTGAAAGCTGCCTGGGATAACGAAACCTACAGCAGCGTTGCCGATAGTCTATATCTGAGCGTTGGCTATATTAAAGATTTAGCATCTCTCCTCTGGCAGCGGCTTTCGGATGCTTTTGGAGAAAAAATCACGAAGAATAACTTTCGATGGCTTCTGGAAGCTCAGAGCGCTCAGACTCTTAATGAAACTATTGAAAATATGGTTTTCAGTCAACCAGAAAGTCGCGAAGGCAATATTTTTGTTGTTGATGATGTAACTGAGAATGTGTTTTTGTTAACTCAATTTTTGACAAAACAGGGCTATAAAGTTCGGATGGCCAAGAGTGCTAAAATGGCGTTAAAGGCAATTTCTCACCATCCTCCTGATTTGATCTTACTTGATATCCTCATGCCGGACATGAATGGCTATGAAGTCTGTCAAGCACTCAAGTGTGATGAAACTACATCAGAAATTCCCGTCATTTTTTTAAGCGCACTTGAGGAGCCTTTAGACAAGGTTAAAGCTTTTAATATTGGCGCGGCTGATTATATCAGCAAACCGATTCAATTAGAAGAGACTTTGGCTAGAATTCAAACTCAACTGACAATTCAAAAGCAAAAATGCTTGTTGAAAAAGCAAATTGAGCAGCATCAACAAACCGTAGAGATTCTCTACCAATCCCGCGCTTTACTAGCCAATGTCTTAAATAGTTCCAAGGATGGGATATCTGCTTTGCAAGCACTGAGAGATCCACTTTCTGAAGAAATTAAGGATTTTCGCTGTTTGGTGGTTAATCCTATTTTTGCAAAGCTTTTCGATCGAAGTCGAGAAGAGTTAATGTCTGAGTTGGGTTTGAAAAACTGCTTCTTTAAAGTGAGTTCAACGCTTTTTACTTATCTTGTACGGGTTGTTGAAACGGGTCAATCAATGGAAACAGGGTTTTATTGGAAGAAAAATAATCAGCAAACCCTATACTATTTCAGTGCAGTTAAATTTGGAGATGGATGTTTAGTCACGGTTCGCAATATCACTCATCTTAATTTTCTTGATTCACAACTGAATGTAGTGTGA
- a CDS encoding DUF4347 domain-containing protein produces MTSSTEIFKPTTLIFIDAGVDSYQQLVEGAIPTAEVFVLDSATDGIAQISEALQRYQTIDAVHIISHGSPGCLYLGNAQLSLETFNFYAPQLQQWSVANLLLYGCNVAAGDAGEEFVSQLHALTGAEVAASTTLTGSVTQGGNWELEVTTAQIKPALALQAEAMASYSSVFLSAPLKVEWATSLGDAGSDYAYGLKLDPSGNILVSGYSHNFGNPIDLNGDGKPELQGSLWGSFGWQAQLNAEGQFQSASLSNWTEHSSVVTDKNGNRYETGSFWGDLDLNQDGKIDLTSNGGRDAYIAKFDANNQLLWTKNIGGSGSDYGSSLALDEKGNLYLVGEYEGSIDIDGDGTPDLTSRGNRDVFVIKFSEHFNNPLIEGTPNDDILRGTADGERINGLAGSDRLYGNAGNDTIDGGDGNDLLYGGDGNDWLIGGAGSDRLYGDAGNDSLFGGDGDDILYGGDGDDTLIGGGGSDRLYGNAGRDTFVLAPGMGQDFIYSFEVGIDVIRVEGGLSFENLQITQSGSSTLIRVLATGETLASLVSTNSTLISNSSFEFDGIGSR; encoded by the coding sequence ATGACTTCTTCTACAGAAATTTTCAAGCCAACCACCCTTATTTTTATCGATGCAGGTGTAGACAGCTATCAGCAGTTGGTTGAGGGGGCTATTCCCACTGCTGAAGTCTTTGTCTTAGATTCAGCAACGGATGGTATCGCGCAAATTAGCGAAGCTTTGCAGCGGTATCAGACTATTGATGCCGTTCACATTATTTCGCATGGTTCTCCCGGTTGCTTGTATCTGGGGAATGCTCAACTCAGTTTGGAGACGTTCAATTTCTACGCCCCTCAACTGCAACAGTGGAGTGTTGCTAATCTTCTCCTCTACGGTTGTAATGTTGCAGCCGGAGATGCCGGAGAAGAGTTTGTTTCCCAATTACACGCTTTGACAGGAGCAGAAGTTGCGGCTTCTACAACCCTGACGGGAAGTGTTACCCAGGGTGGAAACTGGGAGTTAGAGGTGACAACCGCCCAGATTAAACCTGCCCTAGCGCTGCAAGCTGAGGCAATGGCGAGTTACAGTTCCGTGTTTCTTTCCGCCCCTTTGAAGGTGGAATGGGCTACCAGTTTGGGTGATGCAGGTTCGGATTATGCTTACGGGTTAAAGCTCGATCCCAGTGGTAACATCTTGGTCTCTGGATATTCTCACAACTTCGGAAACCCAATTGATCTTAATGGCGATGGCAAGCCTGAGTTACAGGGTTCGTTGTGGGGGTCTTTTGGGTGGCAGGCTCAACTTAATGCTGAAGGTCAGTTTCAATCTGCATCCTTATCTAATTGGACAGAGCATTCTTCTGTAGTTACGGACAAGAATGGCAATCGCTACGAAACTGGAAGTTTCTGGGGAGACTTAGACCTGAATCAGGATGGCAAAATTGACTTAACCAGTAATGGTGGACGGGATGCTTACATTGCCAAGTTTGACGCCAATAACCAATTACTTTGGACCAAAAATATTGGTGGCAGTGGATCTGACTACGGCAGTAGTTTAGCCCTAGATGAGAAAGGCAATCTTTACCTAGTAGGAGAATACGAGGGTAGCATTGATATTGATGGAGATGGCACGCCTGACTTAACCAGCCGGGGAAATCGAGATGTCTTCGTTATCAAGTTTTCTGAGCATTTTAACAACCCACTGATTGAAGGGACACCCAATGATGATATTCTGCGGGGAACTGCGGATGGAGAGCGAATCAATGGGTTAGCTGGGAGCGATCGCCTTTACGGTAACGCAGGAAACGATACTATCGACGGGGGTGATGGTAACGATCTTCTTTATGGTGGGGATGGAAACGATTGGCTGATTGGGGGTGCTGGGAGCGATCGCCTTTACGGTGATGCCGGGAATGATAGCCTTTTTGGAGGGGATGGAGACGATATCCTCTATGGCGGTGATGGAGACGATACGCTGATTGGAGGAGGTGGAAGCGATCGCCTTTACGGAAATGCAGGTCGCGATACCTTTGTCTTAGCACCCGGAATGGGACAAGATTTCATCTACAGTTTTGAAGTTGGTATAGATGTCATCCGAGTAGAGGGTGGTTTGAGCTTTGAGAACTTACAGATTACTCAAAGTGGCAGTTCTACCCTGATTAGAGTGTTAGCAACTGGAGAAACCCTGGCTTCTTTAGTGAGTACAAACTCAACGCTCATTAGTAATTCTTCCTTTGAGTTTGATGGCATAGGATCTAGATAA
- a CDS encoding PIN/TRAM domain-containing protein yields MIDAVIIISFILAGLGIGYYGVELLPSSTLDQVTSQDGLRSVTAGFSALIGGAMGLFAQTYYRRIESQVRQMPVDVLLTRSVGLIVGLLVANLMLAPIFLLPIPHEFAFIKPLAAVLGSIMFAVSGVSLADSHGRAFLRLINPHSIETMLLAEGTLKPATTKILDTSCIIDGRLEELLSTGFIEGQILVPQFVLQELQMVADAANDQKRVRGRRGLDILNRIKESFPDRIAIHPADYDEIHTVDAKLVHLAQEINATLLTNDYNLNKVASLQKVPVLNINDLAQAIRPAYLPGDNIDLKIIKQGREPQQGVGYLDDGTMVVVEDAGNQIGIELRVVVTGALQTSAGRMIFARPHASAIA; encoded by the coding sequence ATGATTGATGCTGTCATCATTATCTCATTCATCCTAGCAGGGTTGGGGATCGGTTACTATGGCGTCGAATTATTGCCCAGCAGTACCCTCGACCAAGTAACCAGTCAAGACGGCTTGCGTTCAGTCACTGCGGGATTTTCAGCCCTCATTGGCGGTGCAATGGGTTTATTTGCCCAAACCTACTATCGCCGAATTGAGTCCCAAGTACGGCAAATGCCCGTAGATGTCCTCCTAACCCGTTCAGTGGGCTTAATCGTCGGTTTATTGGTGGCTAACCTCATGTTAGCGCCAATCTTCCTGCTGCCGATCCCGCACGAATTTGCCTTCATCAAACCCCTTGCGGCCGTTCTGGGTAGCATTATGTTCGCCGTTTCCGGGGTATCCCTCGCCGATAGTCACGGACGCGCCTTCTTGCGGCTGATTAACCCCCATAGCATTGAAACCATGCTCCTTGCAGAAGGCACCCTCAAACCGGCAACCACCAAAATTCTCGACACCAGTTGCATTATCGACGGTCGCCTTGAAGAATTACTCTCTACAGGCTTTATTGAAGGACAAATTCTCGTTCCTCAATTCGTATTGCAAGAACTGCAAATGGTCGCCGACGCCGCCAACGACCAAAAACGGGTACGCGGACGCCGAGGTTTAGATATCCTCAATCGGATTAAAGAAAGCTTTCCCGATCGGATCGCCATTCATCCCGCCGATTATGATGAGATCCACACCGTTGATGCCAAATTAGTCCATCTCGCCCAAGAAATCAACGCCACCCTCTTAACCAACGACTACAACCTCAACAAAGTCGCCAGCTTGCAAAAAGTCCCGGTACTTAATATTAACGACCTCGCCCAAGCTATTCGTCCGGCGTATTTGCCCGGAGACAACATCGACCTGAAAATTATCAAACAAGGTCGCGAACCGCAGCAAGGCGTTGGCTACTTAGACGATGGGACAATGGTTGTGGTAGAAGACGCCGGAAATCAGATTGGGATTGAACTGCGCGTTGTCGTCACCGGGGCTTTGCAAACCTCCGCCGGACGGATGATTTTTGCTAGACCCCACGCCAGCGCGATCGCCTGA
- the hemW gene encoding radical SAM family heme chaperone HemW, which yields MSSQPQHFSPPSAAYIHIPFCRRRCYYCDFPVSIVGDRVMGEQSGTIVEYVAQLCQEITTSSAASTRLNTVFFGGGTPSLLAANQVKEILATLNRQFGIASNAEISMEIDPGTFSLEQLQGYAQAGVNRISFGVQAFQDDLLKRCGRSHNVADIFASVELIRQARISNFSLDLISGLPYQTLQQWQYSLETAISLAPQHISCYDLVLESVTAFGKQYQPGETPLPDDETTAAMYRLAQQTLTQAGYQHYEISNYAKPGYQCRHNRVYWQNQSYYGFGMGAASYTHRQRFTRPRTRQTYYDWVSQGCKIDEPPLSETDRLLETLMLGLRLAEGVDLANLTQQFGEVILKPLWTCLQPYYHQGWVEVMSQTGESLTDLNSLPLQGRIRLQDPQGFLFSNTILADIFNQF from the coding sequence CTGTCCAGTCAGCCGCAACATTTCTCCCCGCCTAGCGCCGCGTATATTCATATTCCCTTTTGTCGCCGCCGCTGCTACTATTGCGATTTCCCGGTTTCGATTGTAGGCGATCGCGTTATGGGCGAACAATCGGGAACCATCGTGGAATATGTCGCCCAACTTTGTCAGGAAATTACTACAAGTTCTGCCGCTAGCACCCGGTTAAACACGGTCTTTTTTGGAGGAGGAACGCCATCTCTATTAGCCGCTAACCAAGTTAAAGAGATTCTAGCAACCCTCAATCGTCAGTTTGGGATTGCCAGCAATGCCGAAATCTCGATGGAAATCGATCCAGGCACCTTCAGCTTAGAGCAACTGCAAGGTTACGCGCAAGCCGGAGTCAATCGGATCAGCTTTGGGGTACAAGCCTTTCAAGATGACTTGCTCAAACGCTGCGGGCGATCGCACAATGTTGCTGATATCTTCGCTTCTGTTGAACTGATTCGCCAGGCCAGAATCTCCAATTTTAGCCTAGACTTAATTTCAGGATTGCCTTACCAAACCCTACAGCAATGGCAATATTCCCTAGAAACCGCTATTTCCCTCGCGCCTCAGCATATCTCCTGCTATGACTTAGTGCTAGAGTCTGTCACCGCCTTTGGGAAACAATATCAACCGGGAGAAACCCCGCTTCCCGATGACGAAACCACCGCCGCCATGTACCGTCTGGCGCAACAGACGCTAACCCAAGCCGGATATCAGCATTACGAAATCTCTAACTATGCCAAACCCGGATATCAATGCCGTCATAACCGCGTCTACTGGCAAAACCAATCTTACTACGGCTTCGGGATGGGAGCCGCCAGTTATACCCACAGACAGCGCTTCACCCGTCCGAGAACTCGCCAAACCTACTATGATTGGGTTAGCCAAGGCTGCAAAATTGACGAACCCCCCCTGAGCGAAACGGATCGGTTACTCGAAACCCTAATGTTAGGATTGCGGCTAGCGGAAGGCGTAGATTTAGCGAATTTAACTCAACAATTCGGCGAAGTTATTTTAAAACCCCTGTGGACTTGTCTTCAACCTTACTATCATCAAGGTTGGGTAGAAGTCATGAGTCAAACCGGAGAGAGTTTAACCGATCTGAACTCTCTCCCTTTACAAGGTAGAATTCGCTTGCAAGATCCACAGGGCTTTTTATTCTCGAATACCATCTTGGCTGATATTTTCAACCAGTTTTGA